CTGTAACAGTTttaaactcttttgggatcccatgtatcgaactcaaactcttttaatggaatgattgacttttgaccaaaaaaattagtacctaaaccttgttttagtttcaattacacattttcagtccaaatgactcgtttagcgagtaaAGTACTAATTTTAATACACAGTGTAgtgatcctggattaggagggtgTTACATGCCTCTTCCCAAGAACAAGGAGAAGAGGAGGGGAGAGACCACTGTCCTTATAGATGACGGAAGGACCCAAAATTCGACTAGCAACACCCCTCGTTCAAAACATCGCGAAGAATCTGCACCAATTAGGCAACCTCAAGAGCAAAGGTGAAAGGGTGATGTTAATCAGAGGAATGAAGAAGAGGTCACCTCTAAAGAGGCACCCACTGATTTAAGGGAGAAGCTCAATAGGAGGAGGTCAAACGTTAGGACCGCACTGCTATGGCTCCTTCTAAGGACATAGAAAAAGGGAAGGTCAATCCTACTGACCTTAAAGAATCCTTAAATAAAAGGATACAAGAACTAGACTCTAAAATGAGAGCAAAATAATCATTGCATCTGGGGGCATGGAGGTGACGATGAGTTCAACTATGAGTTGCCCTTCACAAGGGAAATACAAGTCGAACATCTCCCTACCAACTTCATATGACTCCATACGAGGGCACTAGAGACCATAAGTATCACTTAGATGCTTTTCAATGACCTGATAAGATAAGAGTTCATTGCTTTGCCGTCACACTTAAAAGAGGtgtgtacaagtggttcaagaggcaaAGGTCGGGAATCATCAGGtcatggcagcagttctctgactaGTTCCTTTGGCAACACAACGTAGTATGTGATTATGCTATGGTGGGTACCAACCTTGCTagcataaaacaaggcgagaatgaactCCAAaaagctatatccataggttcaatttggaagtcgctAAGGCAGGAAGCTTAACTAGAGctgagctcaagatggctatcacAACTGAAATTTTTCTAGGAAGaaaattatgggataacatgcttaaaagGGAGGTCATAGGCTTAGGTGACTTATTCAAGACGAAAAAATAAGTATATCCGAGTTGAAGAAGAGCACAAGAACCTGAGGGCTGGTGGAAGTGAGCCTTCACAGATGCCCTCTACTCACGACACCCTGAACGATGCCAAAAAGAAAAAGGTCCATGAAGGGCTGAAGAGCAAGCAACAAAAGAAGCATAGATGCGATAGTGAACCCAAGTGTGCACCATATACTTTCTACACGGATTTGACGGATGCAAGGGAACACATCTTCCTCACGAACGAAAATCAGGTCTCACTCAAGAGGCCTCCGCCAATGAAAAATGACTGGTCCCAAAGGGACCCCAGCAAATAttgtcagtaccacaaggatggCCACACCATGGCTGAGTGTACtcatttgaaaatagaaattgaggagcttataTGGAGGGGGCACATGGGCATGTATGTTAGAAGGGGGAACCCGATACCCGAGGAGAGAACAGCCCTGCCACGAGCTCAGGAACGGGCCCCAAAGATTCTAGGGGAAGTAAGAACAATATTTGGAGGCCTTGGTTTTGGAGGAGATTCTAGAAATGGAAGAGACCGATACGCCCGAGAGGCCAGGAAAAGCCCACCTTTTTGCATAATGAGCTTAGAACAACGTCCCCCAACAAACTTTAAAGGGGAAAACGATTCAATAACTTT
The genomic region above belongs to Humulus lupulus chromosome 1, drHumLupu1.1, whole genome shotgun sequence and contains:
- the LOC133828616 gene encoding uncharacterized protein LOC133828616: MPSTHDTLNDAKKKKVHEGLKSKQQKKHRCDSEPKCAPYTFYTDLTDAREHIFLTNENQVSLKRPPPMKNDWSQRDPSKYCQYHKDGHTMAECTHLKIEIEELIWRGHMGMYVRRGNPIPEERTALPRAQERAPKILGEVRTIFGGLGFGGDSRNGRDRYAREARKSPPFCIMSLEQRPPTNFKGENDSITFTEEDTWDMYFPHKNPLVLTIELVNMRIYQVLVDNGSSVDIIYCLALEKMGFDIRNQKPCNTSLYGFTGDSVQPLGTIKLALTLEEQPRKTTVMSNFVVVDCASIFNAILRRPSIRESKVVTFVYHPAVKLPTV